From Microbacterium sp. LWH11-1.2, one genomic window encodes:
- a CDS encoding Gfo/Idh/MocA family oxidoreductase, with protein sequence MTQTPTREIGIIMNGVSGRMGYRQHLVRSILAIREEGGIELPDGSRITVKPILVGRSEAKLAELAAKHGIEDWTTDLDAALADPQWEIYADFLVTKARATAIRKAIAAGKAIYTEKPTAESLDEALELARLAESAGVKTGVVHDKLYLPGLQKLKRLIDSGFFGRILSVRGEFGYWVFEGDWQPAQRPSWNYRTEDGGGIISDMFPHWNYVLENLFGEVKSVYAQAAVHIADRWDEKGEHYTATAEDAAYGIFEIEGGIIAEINSSWTVRVNRDELVEFQVDGTHGSAVVGLFGAKIQPRNATPKPVWNPDLEDTRDYDADWQTVPTNEVFLNGFRQQWEEYLVSFVEGTDYPFDLLAGARGVQFAEAGLTSSAEGRKIALSTLSLD encoded by the coding sequence ATGACGCAGACCCCCACCCGCGAGATCGGGATCATCATGAACGGCGTCTCCGGGCGCATGGGCTACCGGCAGCACCTGGTGCGCTCGATCCTCGCCATCCGCGAAGAAGGCGGCATCGAGCTGCCCGACGGCTCCCGCATCACGGTGAAGCCGATCCTCGTGGGACGCAGCGAGGCCAAGCTCGCCGAGCTCGCCGCGAAGCACGGCATCGAGGACTGGACGACCGACCTCGACGCCGCCCTCGCCGACCCGCAGTGGGAGATCTACGCCGACTTCCTCGTGACCAAGGCGCGTGCCACGGCGATCCGCAAGGCCATCGCCGCCGGCAAGGCGATCTACACCGAGAAGCCGACCGCCGAGTCGCTCGACGAGGCGCTCGAGCTCGCCCGCCTCGCCGAGAGCGCGGGCGTCAAGACGGGTGTCGTGCACGACAAGCTCTACCTCCCCGGTCTGCAGAAGCTCAAGCGCCTGATCGACTCCGGGTTCTTCGGACGCATCCTCTCGGTCCGCGGCGAGTTCGGCTACTGGGTCTTCGAGGGCGACTGGCAGCCCGCCCAGCGCCCGAGCTGGAACTACCGCACCGAAGACGGCGGCGGCATCATCAGCGACATGTTCCCGCACTGGAACTACGTGCTCGAGAACCTGTTCGGCGAGGTGAAGAGCGTCTACGCGCAGGCGGCGGTGCACATCGCCGATCGCTGGGACGAGAAGGGCGAGCACTACACGGCCACCGCCGAGGACGCCGCGTACGGCATCTTCGAGATCGAGGGCGGCATCATCGCCGAGATCAACTCCTCGTGGACCGTGCGCGTGAACCGCGACGAACTCGTCGAGTTCCAGGTCGACGGCACGCACGGATCCGCGGTGGTCGGCCTCTTCGGCGCCAAGATCCAGCCGCGCAACGCCACCCCCAAGCCGGTGTGGAACCCCGACCTGGAGGACACCCGCGACTACGACGCCGACTGGCAGACCGTGCCGACGAACGAGGTGTTCCTGAACGGCTTCCGCCAGCAGTGGGAGGAGTACCTGGTCTCCTTCGTGGAGGGCACCGACTACCCGTTCGACCTGCTCGCGGGCGCACGCGGGGTGCAGTTCGCCGAGGCCGGCCTGACCTCGAGTGCCGAGGGTCGCAAGATCGCGCTGTCGACCCTGAGCCTGGACTGA
- a CDS encoding dihydrodipicolinate synthase family protein, whose amino-acid sequence MSTLRLLAADGSVTDAELNAGGAFARPASALQSRVAYAAAHVVPKTHADNTPGQPADIDWDSTLAFRRNVYSWGLGVADAMDTAQRNMGLDAAATRELIARSAEVAREEGGSVVVGVNTDHLAETHVSLEQVIDAYKEQLHFTEEQGAGPVLMASRHLARIATGADDYRRVYRSVLESATVPVVLHWLGTAFDPELAGYFGAEDWQTASEVLLEVIGENPGKVAGVKMSLLNAESEIAVRERLPEGVRMFTGDDFNYVSLIGGSSVIESGSEASATERPARIYSDALLGAFAAITPVASAAIQALDAGDHESYLRILGPTEELSRQVFAAPTFYYKTGVAFLSWLNGHQPAFQMVGGLHSARSLPHLSRIVELANASLALEDPELARERWHGMLRLDGVDV is encoded by the coding sequence ATGAGCACTCTCCGACTCCTCGCGGCCGACGGCTCGGTGACGGATGCTGAGCTGAACGCGGGCGGCGCCTTCGCGCGTCCGGCATCCGCTCTGCAGAGCCGCGTGGCCTACGCGGCCGCGCACGTCGTGCCGAAGACCCATGCCGACAACACTCCGGGGCAGCCCGCCGACATCGACTGGGATTCGACGCTCGCCTTCCGGCGGAACGTGTACTCGTGGGGGCTCGGCGTCGCCGACGCCATGGACACCGCCCAGCGGAACATGGGTCTGGATGCCGCGGCGACCCGCGAGCTGATCGCGCGCAGCGCCGAGGTCGCCCGGGAAGAGGGCGGCTCCGTCGTGGTCGGCGTCAACACCGACCATCTCGCTGAGACGCACGTCTCGCTCGAGCAGGTCATCGATGCCTACAAGGAGCAGCTGCACTTCACCGAGGAGCAGGGCGCCGGCCCCGTGCTGATGGCCTCGCGTCACCTCGCGCGGATCGCGACGGGTGCCGACGACTACCGGCGCGTGTACCGGTCGGTGCTCGAGTCGGCGACGGTCCCCGTGGTGCTGCACTGGCTCGGCACGGCATTCGACCCGGAGCTGGCGGGATATTTCGGGGCGGAGGACTGGCAGACGGCATCCGAGGTCCTGCTCGAGGTGATCGGCGAGAACCCGGGCAAGGTCGCGGGCGTCAAGATGAGCCTGCTGAATGCGGAGTCCGAGATCGCGGTGCGCGAGCGCCTCCCGGAGGGCGTGCGCATGTTCACCGGCGACGACTTCAACTACGTGAGCCTCATCGGCGGCTCGTCGGTCATCGAAAGTGGGAGCGAAGCGAGCGCGACGGAACGTCCTGCACGCATCTATTCCGACGCTCTGCTCGGCGCGTTCGCGGCGATCACGCCGGTGGCGTCCGCGGCGATCCAGGCGCTCGACGCCGGCGACCACGAGTCGTACCTGCGCATCCTCGGCCCGACGGAGGAGCTCAGTCGGCAGGTCTTCGCCGCACCGACGTTCTACTACAAGACGGGTGTCGCCTTCCTGTCCTGGCTCAACGGCCACCAGCCCGCGTTCCAGATGGTCGGCGGCCTGCACTCGGCGCGGAGCCTGCCGCACCTGAGCCGCATCGTCGAGCTCGCGAACGCCTCCCTCGCCCTCGAGGACCCGGAGCTCGCCCGCGAGCGCTGGCACGGGATGCTGCGACTGGACGGAGTGGACGTATGA
- a CDS encoding sugar phosphate isomerase/epimerase family protein, whose product MTGPDPRLSINQATIKHADLATALRVTADAGIQAIGLWREPVNEVGLDVAARMLADSGLRFTTHCRGGFFTLPAGPARDAALDDNRRAIEETAALAAAGADGSTAVLVLVAGGLPEGSRDLIGARERVRDAIGALAPDAEAAGVTLAIEPLHPMYASDRAVVSTLGQALDIAADFDPEVAAVAVDTFHIWWDPQVLEQIARAGREGRIATYQVCDWRTPLAADVLLSRHYTGEGVIDFGSLTRAVIETGYDRDIEVELFNADIWADAPEDVVRRTAETFAAAVSPHLR is encoded by the coding sequence ATGACCGGCCCCGACCCCCGCCTCTCGATCAACCAGGCCACCATCAAGCACGCCGATCTGGCGACGGCGCTGCGGGTCACCGCGGATGCCGGCATCCAGGCCATCGGCCTCTGGCGCGAACCGGTGAACGAGGTCGGGCTCGACGTCGCCGCCCGGATGCTGGCGGACTCCGGCCTGCGTTTCACGACGCACTGCCGGGGTGGCTTCTTCACCCTCCCGGCCGGCCCGGCCCGCGACGCCGCGCTCGACGACAATCGCCGGGCGATCGAGGAGACCGCGGCGCTCGCCGCCGCCGGCGCCGACGGATCGACCGCTGTGCTCGTGCTCGTCGCCGGCGGACTTCCCGAGGGGTCGCGCGATCTGATCGGCGCGCGCGAACGGGTGCGCGACGCGATCGGCGCACTGGCCCCCGACGCCGAGGCTGCGGGAGTGACGCTGGCGATCGAGCCGCTGCATCCGATGTACGCGTCCGACCGGGCCGTCGTCTCGACGCTCGGACAGGCGCTCGACATCGCCGCCGACTTCGACCCGGAGGTCGCAGCCGTCGCCGTCGACACGTTCCACATCTGGTGGGATCCGCAGGTGCTCGAGCAGATCGCCCGTGCGGGCCGCGAGGGGCGCATCGCGACGTACCAGGTGTGCGACTGGAGGACGCCGCTCGCCGCGGACGTGCTGCTGTCGCGGCACTACACCGGGGAGGGCGTGATCGACTTCGGCTCGCTGACCCGCGCGGTGATCGAGACCGGGTACGACCGCGACATCGAGGTCGAGCTCTTCAACGCCGACATCTGGGCGGATGCGCCGGAGGACGTCGTGCGCCGGACGGCGGAGACCTTCGCCGCGGCGGTCTCCCCGCACCTGCGCTGA
- a CDS encoding sugar phosphate isomerase/epimerase: MTVIRPGLCSVTFRGLTPERIIALAADAGLEAIEWGGDVHVPPGDIARATQVAKATTDAGLAVASYGSYFRAGADEPLTPVLDSAEALGADRIRIWAGSVGSGEATAGDRAAVVERLQAAASEARARGIGLALEFHSGTLADTAPATLRLLDDVADPGLSTYWQPTVDASVDTAIDEYRALADRTSAVHVFSWWPATERLPLRARDSLWTRFFAEAKGVADPPRDALIEFVPGDDPEMLLGEAAALRAYVGRLG; the protein is encoded by the coding sequence ATGACCGTGATCAGGCCGGGACTGTGCTCGGTGACGTTCCGCGGCCTGACTCCGGAGCGGATCATCGCGCTGGCGGCGGATGCCGGGCTCGAGGCGATCGAGTGGGGCGGCGACGTGCACGTGCCTCCGGGCGACATCGCCCGCGCGACGCAGGTGGCGAAGGCGACGACGGATGCCGGGCTGGCGGTCGCCTCGTACGGCTCCTACTTCCGCGCCGGAGCCGACGAGCCTCTCACCCCGGTCCTCGACAGCGCCGAGGCGCTCGGTGCCGATCGCATCCGGATCTGGGCGGGCTCGGTCGGTTCCGGCGAGGCCACGGCGGGCGACCGGGCGGCGGTGGTCGAGCGGCTGCAGGCCGCGGCATCCGAAGCCAGGGCGAGAGGGATCGGTCTCGCCCTCGAGTTCCACTCCGGCACGCTCGCCGACACGGCGCCCGCCACCCTGCGTCTGCTGGACGACGTCGCCGATCCGGGCCTGAGCACCTACTGGCAGCCGACCGTCGACGCATCGGTCGACACCGCGATCGACGAGTATCGGGCGCTCGCCGACCGCACCAGCGCCGTCCATGTCTTCTCCTGGTGGCCGGCGACCGAGCGGCTGCCGCTCCGTGCGCGCGACTCGCTCTGGACCCGGTTCTTCGCCGAGGCGAAGGGTGTCGCGGACCCACCCCGCGACGCGCTGATCGAGTTCGTGCCGGGTGATGATCCGGAGATGCTCCTCGGGGAAGCCGCCGCGCTGCGCGCCTACGTCGGACGACTCGGGTGA
- a CDS encoding LacI family DNA-binding transcriptional regulator, producing MSASSPPPGPASASRAGRSARGAAATLHDVARAAGVSLATASRVLNGSERKVAESFRARVEAAAADLGYTANVSAQATARGTSPVIALLVADIADPYFGLIASGVARGADEHGLVVTIAITERDAAREARIVRALRGQRPQGLILAASRTEEPMEAETARELGEYTRLGGRTVTFGPDGLGERRVEIDNRAGAEALGRRMAELGYRTAVVIGAAEGVRTSDERLDGFRAGFEAAGGTVERVLRGDFRRESGSAAMSEALVEGVQKGTLVFGISDVVAIGAMSAIRDAGRQVGADIAVCGFDDVPSSSDVTPALTTVRVPLTEVGYQAFRATVDPDWQQPPLPLEVVVRASTPEATA from the coding sequence ATGAGCGCGTCTTCGCCGCCCCCGGGTCCTGCGTCCGCCTCGCGCGCGGGACGGTCCGCTCGAGGAGCCGCGGCGACGCTGCACGACGTCGCCCGAGCGGCGGGTGTCTCTCTCGCCACGGCCTCGCGGGTCCTGAACGGGTCGGAGCGCAAGGTCGCCGAGTCGTTCCGCGCGCGGGTGGAGGCGGCAGCGGCAGACCTCGGCTACACCGCCAACGTCTCGGCGCAGGCCACCGCCCGCGGGACATCGCCCGTGATCGCGCTGCTCGTCGCCGACATCGCCGACCCCTACTTCGGGTTGATCGCCTCCGGCGTCGCCCGCGGCGCGGATGAGCACGGCCTGGTCGTGACGATCGCGATCACCGAGCGCGACGCCGCGCGGGAGGCCAGGATCGTCCGGGCGCTGCGTGGACAACGACCTCAGGGGCTGATCCTCGCGGCATCGCGCACCGAGGAGCCGATGGAAGCGGAGACCGCACGCGAGCTCGGCGAATACACCAGGCTGGGCGGCCGCACGGTCACGTTCGGCCCGGACGGTCTCGGTGAGCGCCGAGTGGAGATCGACAACAGGGCAGGCGCCGAGGCCCTCGGGCGCCGCATGGCGGAGCTCGGATACCGCACGGCCGTCGTGATCGGCGCGGCAGAGGGCGTGCGCACCTCGGATGAGCGCCTCGACGGTTTCCGCGCGGGCTTCGAGGCCGCGGGGGGAACCGTCGAACGCGTGCTGCGCGGCGACTTCCGACGGGAATCCGGGTCCGCCGCGATGAGCGAGGCCCTCGTCGAGGGTGTGCAGAAAGGGACGCTCGTGTTCGGGATCAGCGATGTGGTGGCGATCGGCGCGATGTCCGCGATCCGCGACGCCGGCAGGCAGGTCGGCGCCGACATCGCCGTCTGCGGCTTCGATGACGTGCCGTCCAGCAGCGACGTCACCCCGGCCCTCACGACCGTGCGGGTGCCCCTGACCGAGGTCGGGTACCAGGCCTTCCGCGCGACGGTCGATCCGGACTGGCAGCAGCCGCCGCTGCCGCTCGAGGTCGTCGTGCGCGCGAGCACGCCGGAGGCGACGGCATGA
- a CDS encoding glycerate kinase: MTRIVLAPDSFKGTITAVDAAVALQAGWTEVDPGAEFVHRPMADGGEGTIAAFEAAVPGSRRMPVTVEGPTGADIDTSWLLLPPTADAAGGTAVIDLASTSGIELLDTLRPWDADTTGFGQAIAAALDHGVSRVVVGIGSSGSTDGGTGMLAALGARFLDAAGAPVARGARGLADIASIDLSGLRAAPDVRVLTDVTNPLTGPRGASAVFGPQKGLNSVADITLADRGLGQLAALLGLDADLPGTGAAGGTGGALVVWGGVLAPGAAEVAELIGLADAIADADVVITGEGSYDGQSGDGKVPSFIASLAAEAGARAMLAAGRITADSDTSLFTASASLTHLAGSSDAALAEPARWLREAGAALARRS; encoded by the coding sequence ATGACCCGGATCGTGCTGGCTCCGGACAGCTTCAAGGGGACGATCACGGCAGTGGATGCCGCGGTCGCCCTGCAGGCCGGATGGACCGAGGTCGACCCCGGCGCGGAGTTCGTGCACCGTCCGATGGCGGACGGCGGCGAAGGAACGATCGCGGCCTTCGAGGCGGCGGTTCCCGGCTCCCGGCGCATGCCCGTCACGGTCGAGGGGCCCACCGGCGCGGACATCGACACGTCGTGGCTGCTTCTGCCGCCGACCGCCGACGCGGCAGGCGGGACCGCCGTGATCGATCTCGCTTCGACGTCGGGCATCGAGCTGCTCGACACGCTCCGCCCCTGGGATGCCGACACGACCGGCTTCGGGCAGGCGATCGCCGCCGCTCTCGACCACGGCGTCTCGCGGGTCGTCGTCGGCATCGGGTCCAGCGGCTCGACGGACGGCGGGACCGGGATGCTCGCAGCTCTCGGCGCCCGATTCCTCGATGCCGCGGGCGCCCCCGTCGCGCGAGGTGCCCGTGGGCTCGCCGACATCGCCTCGATCGATCTGTCGGGTCTGCGCGCCGCGCCCGACGTGCGCGTGCTCACCGACGTCACGAACCCGCTGACCGGCCCGCGTGGCGCGTCTGCCGTCTTCGGCCCGCAGAAGGGGTTGAACTCCGTCGCCGACATCACTCTCGCCGACCGCGGGCTCGGACAGCTCGCGGCACTCCTCGGGCTCGACGCGGATCTGCCCGGCACGGGCGCGGCCGGCGGCACCGGAGGGGCGCTCGTCGTCTGGGGAGGCGTGCTCGCCCCCGGAGCCGCCGAGGTGGCGGAGCTCATCGGCCTCGCCGATGCGATCGCCGACGCCGACGTGGTCATCACCGGCGAGGGCTCGTACGACGGTCAGTCCGGCGACGGCAAGGTCCCGTCGTTCATCGCCTCGCTCGCCGCGGAGGCCGGTGCCAGGGCGATGCTCGCCGCGGGACGCATCACCGCCGATTCCGACACCAGCCTGTTCACGGCATCCGCTTCGCTCACCCACCTGGCGGGATCCTCGGATGCCGCCCTCGCCGAGCCCGCCCGCTGGCTGCGCGAGGCCGGCGCGGCCCTCGCCCGCAGGAGCTAG
- the pgm gene encoding phosphoglucomutase (alpha-D-glucose-1,6-bisphosphate-dependent), with translation MTSRAGLPAEDTDLIDVDELIAAYYDRVPNPEVAAERVVFGTSGHRGSSLSNSFNETHILATTQAIVDYRASQGITGPLFLGRDTHALSLPAERSAIEVLLANGVDVRVDSRDAWVPTPALSHAILTYNRVLGPAEGNAGRADGIVVTPSHNPPRDGGFKYNPPHGGPADTDATGWIADRANELIANGLEGVKRERFADVDWDAITGYDFRDAYVRDLPSIIDIDAIRRAGVRIGADPLGGASVEYWALIAEVHDLDLTVVNPEVDPTWRFMTLDWDEKIRMDPSSPSAMASLVAKKGDYDVLTGNDADADRHGIVTPDAGLMNPNHYLAVAIDYLFSHRNEWPRDAAIGKTLVSSMIIDRVAESLGRRLLEVPVGFKWFVPGLLDGSVAFGGEESAGASFLRKDGSVWSTDKDGILLCLLAAEIIAVTGKTPSERYAELEQAFGSSAYQRVDAPATPDQKATLSKLAPDAVTATSLAGEEITAKLSHAPGNGAAIGGLKVQTEHAWFAARPSGTEDVYKLYAESLRGPEHLAEVQAEARAVVSAALGG, from the coding sequence ATGACGAGCCGTGCCGGCCTCCCCGCGGAGGACACTGACCTGATCGACGTCGACGAGCTGATCGCCGCCTACTACGACCGCGTGCCGAACCCGGAGGTCGCCGCCGAACGGGTCGTCTTCGGCACCAGCGGCCACCGCGGCTCTTCGCTGTCGAACAGCTTCAACGAGACGCACATCCTCGCCACCACGCAGGCGATCGTCGACTACCGCGCCTCGCAGGGCATTACCGGCCCACTGTTCCTCGGTCGCGACACCCACGCCCTGTCGCTGCCCGCCGAGCGCAGCGCGATCGAGGTGCTCCTCGCCAACGGCGTCGACGTGCGCGTCGACTCGCGCGACGCGTGGGTTCCGACTCCGGCGCTCAGCCACGCGATCCTCACGTACAACCGGGTCCTCGGACCGGCCGAGGGCAATGCGGGCCGCGCCGACGGCATCGTGGTGACGCCGTCGCACAACCCGCCGCGCGACGGCGGCTTCAAGTACAACCCGCCGCACGGCGGCCCCGCCGACACGGATGCCACGGGCTGGATCGCCGACCGTGCCAACGAGCTGATCGCGAACGGACTCGAGGGCGTGAAGCGCGAGCGCTTCGCCGACGTCGACTGGGACGCGATCACCGGCTACGACTTCCGCGACGCGTACGTGCGCGACCTCCCCTCGATCATCGACATCGACGCGATCCGCCGCGCGGGCGTGCGCATCGGCGCCGATCCCCTCGGCGGAGCATCCGTCGAGTACTGGGCGCTGATCGCCGAGGTCCATGACCTCGACCTCACGGTCGTCAACCCCGAGGTCGACCCGACCTGGCGATTCATGACGCTCGACTGGGACGAGAAGATCCGGATGGATCCGTCGTCGCCGTCGGCGATGGCGTCGCTGGTCGCCAAGAAGGGCGATTACGACGTGCTCACGGGTAACGACGCCGACGCCGACCGGCACGGCATCGTCACCCCGGATGCGGGTCTGATGAACCCGAACCATTACCTCGCGGTCGCGATCGACTACCTGTTCTCGCACCGGAACGAGTGGCCGCGGGATGCGGCCATCGGCAAGACCCTCGTGTCGTCGATGATCATCGACCGCGTCGCGGAGTCGCTCGGCCGGCGCCTGCTGGAGGTGCCCGTCGGGTTCAAGTGGTTCGTGCCGGGTCTGCTCGACGGCTCCGTCGCGTTCGGCGGCGAGGAGTCCGCGGGGGCGTCGTTCCTCCGCAAGGACGGCTCCGTCTGGTCGACCGACAAGGACGGCATCCTGCTCTGCCTGCTCGCGGCCGAGATCATCGCCGTGACGGGCAAGACCCCCTCGGAGCGCTACGCCGAGCTCGAGCAGGCCTTCGGCTCCTCGGCCTATCAGCGCGTCGACGCCCCCGCGACCCCCGACCAGAAGGCGACGCTGTCGAAGCTGGCGCCGGATGCCGTGACCGCGACGTCGCTCGCCGGCGAGGAGATCACGGCGAAGCTGTCGCACGCGCCGGGCAACGGTGCGGCGATCGGCGGTCTCAAGGTGCAGACCGAGCACGCCTGGTTCGCGGCGCGCCCGTCGGGCACGGAAGACGTCTACAAGCTGTACGCCGAGAGCCTGCGCGGCCCCGAGCACCTCGCCGAGGTGCAGGCCGAGGCCCGTGCGGTCGTGTCGGCGGCACTCGGCGGCTAG
- a CDS encoding AraC family transcriptional regulator → MIYEERAIPAGLEQAVSRLWFLEAPRERRYEKILPLPFVHFIVNLSDPYALYDRDGRGTVVSAAFLSGIQTEYLVIESPPIIRHVGVELRPEGLSILTRTPGAQVARRVQDATAVVPGSDRLVAALRGEASAEAALNVLQDFLVERAVDWSPDEVVRHALASLREEPERLIGDLARAAGVSHRTLISRFRSVTGLTPKEYAQVDRFHRFLGAAIADAAAEEAAPGPVAAPDWTALAGASAYYDQPHVIRAFRRFCGWTPTEYHRRIAEFGPDAAYFVPLDEIPDAAQARS, encoded by the coding sequence GTGATCTACGAGGAGCGGGCGATTCCCGCAGGACTGGAGCAGGCGGTCTCGCGCCTCTGGTTCCTCGAGGCGCCGCGGGAGCGTCGCTACGAGAAGATCCTGCCGCTCCCGTTCGTCCACTTCATCGTCAACCTCTCCGACCCCTATGCGCTGTACGACCGCGACGGTCGGGGGACCGTGGTCTCCGCCGCATTCCTCTCCGGCATCCAGACGGAGTATCTCGTGATCGAATCGCCGCCGATCATCCGGCACGTGGGGGTCGAGCTGCGGCCCGAGGGGCTGAGCATCCTGACGCGCACGCCGGGTGCGCAGGTCGCGCGGCGTGTGCAGGATGCGACCGCCGTCGTGCCGGGCAGCGACCGGCTGGTCGCGGCGCTGCGCGGCGAGGCGTCTGCGGAGGCCGCGCTGAACGTGCTCCAGGACTTCCTCGTGGAGCGAGCGGTCGACTGGAGCCCCGACGAGGTGGTGCGGCACGCGCTCGCCTCGCTGCGCGAGGAGCCGGAGCGCCTCATCGGCGATCTCGCGCGTGCCGCCGGCGTCTCGCACCGCACGCTCATCTCCCGATTCCGCAGCGTCACCGGCCTGACGCCCAAGGAGTACGCGCAGGTCGACCGGTTCCATCGCTTCCTCGGAGCGGCGATCGCGGACGCCGCTGCCGAAGAGGCTGCGCCGGGGCCCGTCGCCGCTCCCGACTGGACGGCGCTCGCCGGGGCGTCGGCGTACTACGACCAGCCTCACGTCATCCGCGCCTTCCGCCGGTTCTGCGGATGGACGCCCACCGAGTACCACCGGCGGATCGCCGAGTTCGGACCGGATGCCGCCTACTTCGTGCCGCTCGACGAGATCCCCGATGCGGCTCAGGCGCGATCGTAG